Proteins from one Cicer arietinum cultivar CDC Frontier isolate Library 1 chromosome 3, Cicar.CDCFrontier_v2.0, whole genome shotgun sequence genomic window:
- the LOC101499860 gene encoding small ribosomal subunit protein uS19x: MADVDPEVAAQGVPKKRTFKKFSFRGVDLDALLDMSTDELVKLFSARARRRFQRGLTRKPMALIKKLRKAKREAPAGEKPEPVRTHLRNMIIVPEMIGSIIGVYNGKTFNQVEIKPEMIGHYLAEFSISYKPVKHGRPGIGATHSSRFIPLK; the protein is encoded by the exons ATG GCGGATGTAGACCCAGAAGTTGCAGCACAAGGAGTGCCAAAGAAGAGGACATTTAAGAAGTTCAGCTTCCGCGGAGTTGACCTCGATGCTCTCTTAGACATGTCCACTGATGAACTTGTCAAGCTCTTCTCTGCCCGTGCCCGTAGAAG GTTTCAACGTGGTTTGACCCGCAAGCCTATGGCGCTCATCAAGAAGCTGCGCAAGGCG AAACGGGAGGCCCCAGCTGGTGAGAAGCCAGAACCAGTGAGGACTCACCTCCGCAACATGATTATTGTGCCTGAGATGATTGGTAGCATTATTGGCGTCTACAATGGCAAGACCTTCAATCAAGTTGAGATTAAACCTGAAATGATTGGACACTATCTGGCCGAATTCTCAATCTCCTACAAGCCAGTTAAGCATGGAAGGCCTGGTATTGGTGCTACTCACTCCTCCAGGTTTATTCCTCTGAAGTGA